The proteins below are encoded in one region of Brachyspira intermedia PWS/A:
- the dnaN gene encoding DNA polymerase III subunit beta, giving the protein MRFRCLKKDIVKSIGVTENVVEGKVIYNIESNVLFHLAGNMLTLTATDGSVWARSRIILDDCDGEGAVAVYAKKISSILKEMPDGLITINVEENEKINIESENGKTKHLIIGMKTDDFPAYPESNGDISYIMLPTKELVTMINKTISSIAKEPFKPALRGICFEKTDSKFLAVATDGRRMAVIEREFEGVENGSFSIIIEPKVLNEILVTANYDEVEQVKMGVDGQQVYFQVGKYDFVSSLIEGKYPNFRQVIPKEFAYSFRVNKNDLLDAIRRIVPMINDVRSKRMILTVSEESLKVKGINQEMGESLEEIDIKYSGEEHSVAYNYTYIQDVIKQIDSEIVTFMVNKDSSPTMVKEIEREDYYYIIMPMSIGEE; this is encoded by the coding sequence ATGAGATTTAGATGTTTAAAAAAAGATATAGTAAAATCTATTGGTGTTACTGAAAATGTTGTTGAAGGCAAAGTAATTTATAATATAGAAAGCAATGTGCTTTTTCATCTTGCAGGCAATATGCTTACATTAACTGCTACTGACGGTTCTGTTTGGGCTAGAAGCAGAATAATACTTGATGACTGTGATGGTGAAGGAGCTGTGGCTGTATATGCTAAGAAAATCAGTTCTATATTAAAAGAGATGCCTGACGGACTTATTACTATAAATGTTGAAGAGAATGAAAAAATAAACATAGAATCTGAAAACGGAAAAACTAAACACTTAATCATAGGTATGAAAACAGATGATTTCCCTGCTTATCCTGAAAGCAATGGAGATATCAGCTATATTATGCTTCCTACAAAAGAATTAGTTACTATGATTAATAAAACTATATCATCAATAGCTAAAGAGCCTTTCAAACCTGCTTTAAGAGGTATATGCTTTGAGAAAACTGATTCTAAATTTCTTGCTGTAGCTACTGACGGAAGAAGAATGGCTGTAATTGAAAGAGAATTTGAAGGTGTAGAAAATGGTTCTTTCTCTATAATCATAGAGCCTAAGGTTTTAAATGAGATACTTGTAACTGCAAATTATGATGAAGTAGAACAAGTAAAAATGGGAGTAGATGGACAGCAGGTTTATTTCCAAGTTGGTAAATATGATTTTGTATCAAGCCTTATAGAAGGAAAATATCCTAATTTCAGACAGGTTATACCAAAAGAGTTTGCTTATAGTTTCAGAGTAAATAAAAATGATCTTCTTGATGCTATAAGACGTATCGTTCCTATGATTAATGATGTTCGTTCAAAGAGAATGATATTAACAGTTTCAGAAGAATCTCTAAAAGTAAAAGGTATAAACCAAGAGATGGGAGAATCTTTAGAAGAAATTGACATAAAATATTCAGGCGAAGAACATTCAGTTGCTTATAATTATACTTATATTCAAGATGTTATAAAACAAATCGATTCTGAAATAGTTACTTTTATGGTTAATAAAGACTCTAGCCCTACTATGGTAAAAGAAATAGAAAGAGAAGATTATTATTATATCATTATGCCTATGAGTATAGGTGAGGAGTAA
- the hemW gene encoding radical SAM family heme chaperone HemW — protein sequence MSGLYIHIPFCTYKCSYCNFYSIVNKNDIEIYKKYIESLISELKLRISDYKSEIETIYFGGGTPSVLGTDLLKYLLDNILNIVHNKDLKNTNLIKEITIESNINDINAEYINFLENIPNIRLSLGIQTFNEKSLAIINRHTYKKDIINTLKLINKSSLENISLDFICGLPLNSENQIIDDILFSLDLLPKTKHFSLYYLELTNSLQRKWEDLLPNEEESVIYYKKASDTLEGLGFKRYEVSNYSMPNYNSIHNSNYWLLKDYIGIGVSAVGCYNDNRYSNVKMLRDYFDFIDNNNLPIKENEYLDIDTRKKNLYSFH from the coding sequence ATGTCCGGGCTTTATATACATATCCCTTTTTGTACATATAAATGCAGTTATTGTAATTTTTATTCTATTGTAAATAAGAATGATATAGAAATATATAAAAAATATATAGAAAGCTTAATATCAGAATTAAAATTAAGAATATCAGACTATAAATCAGAAATAGAAACAATATATTTTGGAGGTGGTACTCCTTCTGTATTGGGCACCGATTTATTAAAATATTTATTGGATAATATATTAAATATTGTTCATAATAAAGATTTAAAAAATACAAATTTGATAAAAGAAATTACTATTGAATCAAATATAAATGATATAAATGCTGAATATATTAATTTTTTAGAGAATATACCAAATATAAGGCTTTCTTTAGGTATACAGACATTCAATGAAAAGAGTTTAGCCATTATAAATAGGCATACCTATAAAAAAGATATTATAAATACACTTAAACTGATAAATAAATCATCTTTAGAAAATATATCTCTTGATTTCATATGCGGGCTTCCTTTAAATAGTGAAAATCAAATAATAGATGATATATTATTTTCATTAGATTTGCTTCCTAAAACCAAGCATTTTTCACTTTATTATTTAGAATTAACCAATTCGCTTCAAAGAAAATGGGAAGATTTACTGCCTAATGAAGAAGAATCTGTCATCTATTATAAAAAAGCATCTGATACATTGGAAGGACTTGGATTTAAAAGGTATGAAGTTTCAAATTATTCAATGCCAAATTATAATTCTATTCATAATAGTAATTATTGGCTTTTGAAAGATTATATAGGTATAGGTGTATCGGCTGTAGGGTGTTATAATGATAATAGATACAGTAATGTTAAAATGCTTAGAGATTATTTTGATTTTATTGATAATAATAATCTTCCTATAAAAGAAAATGAATATTTAGATATAGATACTAGAAAAAAGAATTTATATTCCTTTCACTAA
- a CDS encoding sigma-70 family RNA polymerase sigma factor → MSESRLRTNTEEQNNISLYFADAKKEKLLTREEEIELTKRLKEGDAEARSKLIRSNLRFVITIAKQYKNSGLLLEDLISEGNLGLIIAADRFDPDKGYHFISYAVYWIRQSILRAINEKSRLIRLPLNKAMDLVDLERAVHQYYYKSGYTPDVNELAAILNKDPNDILHIMSMSTEHVSLEGEYNYDGMKDRLIDTIEDKTSKNVEETAINKELMEELKTAIESLSDIEKQIINARYGIDQERKTLKEVGEMFSFTKERIRQIEKKALRKMHSQKYSSLKDFLK, encoded by the coding sequence ATGTCAGAAAGCAGGTTAAGAACTAATACGGAAGAACAGAATAACATATCATTATATTTTGCAGATGCTAAAAAAGAAAAGCTTTTAACTAGAGAAGAAGAAATAGAACTCACAAAAAGATTAAAAGAAGGAGATGCAGAGGCAAGATCCAAACTGATTAGAAGCAATTTGAGATTTGTTATTACAATAGCAAAACAATATAAAAACAGCGGACTTTTACTTGAAGATTTAATAAGTGAGGGAAATTTAGGACTTATAATAGCAGCTGATAGATTTGATCCGGATAAAGGCTATCATTTTATATCCTATGCTGTATATTGGATAAGACAGAGTATTTTAAGGGCTATAAATGAAAAATCAAGACTTATAAGGCTTCCTTTGAATAAAGCTATGGATTTAGTAGATTTGGAAAGAGCCGTGCATCAATACTATTATAAAAGCGGATATACTCCAGATGTTAATGAGCTTGCAGCTATTTTAAATAAAGACCCTAATGATATACTTCATATTATGTCTATGAGTACAGAACATGTTTCTCTTGAGGGAGAATATAATTATGACGGTATGAAAGACAGACTCATTGATACTATAGAGGATAAAACTTCAAAAAATGTTGAAGAAACTGCTATAAATAAAGAGCTTATGGAAGAATTAAAGACTGCCATTGAGAGTTTATCAGATATAGAAAAGCAGATTATCAATGCAAGATATGGAATAGATCAGGAAAGAAAAACCCTTAAAGAAGTAGGGGAGATGTTTTCTTTCACTAAAGAGCGTATAAGGCAGATAGAGAAAAAAGCATTAAGAAAAATGCATTCTCAGAAATACAGTTCATTAAAAGATTTCTTAAAATAA
- the thiD gene encoding bifunctional hydroxymethylpyrimidine kinase/phosphomethylpyrimidine kinase, which produces MVKALTIAGFDGSGGAGIQADLKTFSALGCYGMCVLTALPVQNTQGVRSCYEIELKAIKEQLECIFDDIIPDAIKIGMLFNSDIIKLVADFLSNNAKNIPIIVDPVMVAKSGDRLLLEEAVDSLKKYILPISTVVTPNIPEAEDLTSKKIKTDDDMIDAANDILNMGAKNVMLKGGHLEGELSRDLFINKESKEFLDALRIDTKNTHGTGCTLSAAICSYIAHGKTPLEASKLGKEYLFNALQAAKVDSVGKGHGPVHHFYEAWKHLNI; this is translated from the coding sequence ATGGTAAAGGCTTTAACAATAGCTGGATTTGATGGTTCCGGAGGTGCCGGCATACAGGCAGATTTGAAAACTTTTTCTGCTTTGGGATGTTATGGAATGTGCGTACTTACTGCATTACCTGTGCAGAATACTCAAGGTGTAAGAAGCTGTTATGAAATAGAATTAAAAGCTATAAAAGAACAATTAGAATGCATATTTGATGATATTATACCTGATGCTATAAAGATAGGAATGCTTTTTAATAGCGATATAATAAAATTAGTTGCAGATTTTTTGAGTAATAATGCTAAGAACATACCTATAATAGTTGATCCTGTAATGGTGGCAAAGAGCGGAGACAGACTTCTTCTTGAAGAGGCAGTTGACAGTTTAAAAAAATATATACTTCCTATTTCTACTGTTGTAACTCCGAATATACCTGAAGCTGAGGATTTAACTTCAAAAAAAATAAAAACCGATGATGATATGATAGATGCCGCTAATGATATACTCAATATGGGGGCAAAAAATGTTATGCTTAAAGGCGGACATTTAGAAGGTGAATTGTCAAGAGATTTATTTATTAATAAAGAAAGCAAAGAGTTTTTAGATGCTTTAAGAATAGATACTAAAAATACGCATGGTACAGGATGCACACTTTCAGCAGCAATATGCAGTTATATAGCACATGGTAAAACTCCTCTTGAGGCTTCAAAATTAGGAAAAGAGTATTTATTTAATGCCTTACAGGCTGCCAAAGTTGACAGTGTAGGTAAAGGTCATGGCCCTGTTCATCATTTTTATGAGGCATGGAAGCATTTAAATATATAA
- a CDS encoding ankyrin repeat domain-containing protein, translated as MKKSNKNNRNSKNIKKISTKENTKNNLFIILFAIFVLFTVFIYNYYNKKINSVSNINEVDSQGLTIVMKALLNENNQLNINDIKRLIRDNRKNIDYKIRDSESKTLLMYAVFNGDTEIIKDIAKYGNQLNEIDNNGRTALHWAVYYNKYDAVVALIELGAKDYIKDDYSLTPIDIAQYEGYEDIYEYLSNL; from the coding sequence ATGAAAAAGTCTAATAAAAATAATAGAAATAGTAAAAATATAAAAAAAATTTCAACTAAAGAAAATACTAAAAATAATTTGTTTATTATTTTATTTGCCATATTTGTTTTGTTTACTGTATTTATATACAATTATTATAATAAAAAAATTAATTCAGTATCAAATATAAATGAAGTTGATTCTCAAGGGCTTACAATAGTGATGAAGGCATTACTTAATGAGAATAATCAATTAAATATTAATGATATAAAAAGGCTTATAAGAGATAATAGAAAAAATATAGATTATAAAATCAGAGATAGCGAAAGTAAAACTCTTTTAATGTATGCGGTATTTAACGGAGATACTGAAATAATAAAAGATATAGCTAAATACGGCAATCAATTAAATGAAATAGATAATAATGGAAGAACGGCATTACATTGGGCGGTATATTATAATAAATATGATGCTGTTGTTGCTTTGATAGAGCTTGGTGCTAAAGATTATATAAAAGATGATTATTCACTTACTCCTATAGATATAGCACAATATGAGGGGTATGAGGATATATATGAATATTTATCAAATTTATAA
- a CDS encoding PleD family two-component system response regulator has product MRVLVYDSSLQIRDSFISILITAGYEVVAVKDKNNILSMFGKLPFSIAIIEVEENDTEMESILEKIYLDDRYHGVHVIVHVADPTREFFTKMMRIGVSGFLLKPFNEKDFLNRFNVLIDKAGVKPKKLKHIVINNLDNFKLVFRHDGVRQILHGMIIEMSPVGLKFIMPPEEASLEVGHVIKNASMSISSYKISFSINILEKIGNEYIGEFADLSVFNSKLICKFIYDKYIEKLK; this is encoded by the coding sequence ATGAGAGTATTAGTTTATGATTCATCTTTACAAATAAGGGACAGTTTTATCAGTATTCTTATTACGGCAGGATATGAAGTTGTGGCTGTGAAAGATAAAAATAATATTTTAAGTATGTTCGGTAAACTTCCTTTTTCTATTGCTATTATAGAGGTTGAGGAAAATGATACGGAAATGGAGAGTATACTTGAAAAAATTTATTTAGATGATAGGTATCATGGAGTTCATGTTATAGTTCATGTTGCTGATCCTACTAGAGAGTTTTTTACTAAGATGATGAGGATTGGAGTTTCAGGATTTTTATTAAAGCCATTCAATGAAAAAGATTTTTTGAATAGATTCAATGTTTTAATAGATAAGGCTGGGGTAAAACCTAAAAAACTAAAACATATAGTAATAAACAATTTAGATAATTTTAAATTGGTATTTAGACATGATGGTGTAAGGCAAATTCTTCATGGTATGATAATAGAAATGTCGCCTGTAGGCTTAAAATTTATTATGCCTCCTGAAGAAGCTAGTTTGGAAGTTGGACATGTTATAAAAAATGCTTCTATGTCCATAAGTTCTTATAAAATAAGTTTTTCTATTAATATATTAGAAAAAATAGGAAATGAATATATAGGAGAGTTCGCTGATTTGTCTGTATTTAATTCAAAATTGATATGTAAATTTATATATGATAAATATATAGAAAAATTAAAATAA
- the glyS gene encoding glycine--tRNA ligase subunit beta, translating to MKDLLIEILVEEIPADFAYPASVSFKKIIENTLKNNGINFSSVNSYTTPRRLAILAEDIEEKSKDEVIEFRGPLFESAFKDGAPTKAGEGFLKSHNIDANSIKNIDENESFDKPYIKDVNGKKYIFVKKEKKGIETKKLFEEKLESIISSIDFKKKMRWGNKDFAFVRPIRNVLALFGNEIIKTSVAGIETNNKVTGHRLLSPEFKEINNPKDYEKILLEKHVIVSREKRLENIINQLENIEKEHGYEAVSKKKVSEIVVDLVEEPYLLTAEFDSKFLEVPKEVLTSEMIEHQKYFPLCKKDGTLTNLFVITANQPKTPQIIAGNIRVLTARLSDGKFLYQEDIRKGMDEMNERLEMLMFRKELGSVADKVKRLEKNSELLIKLLGYEKDKENILKAIKYMKSDLVSNMVYNFPELQGIMGGYFAKSMNLNDDVALAINEQYRPLFAADEIPSNDTGKAIAILDKMDNIAAGFYVGDIPTGSQDPNALRRQALGIINILIKSKKHVNLKKLIEDSINSMPKDARNNKSEDLVKDIFEFFKSRFENDIDFAKDSVAGVLSTGIDDMYDAYLKIEAIDAFRKKNEELFSNLLTVFKRIKNMIKSAKDVNLDESLLKEDAEKYLYNTYKEKLNEVNKLMENREYEKTFALLASLYEPLDKFFKDIMVNVDDEKIKNNRIALLSSVDKIFKNMLDFSSLVK from the coding sequence GTGAAAGATTTGCTTATTGAAATATTAGTAGAAGAAATACCTGCAGATTTTGCATATCCTGCTAGTGTAAGTTTTAAAAAAATAATAGAAAATACATTAAAAAACAACGGTATCAATTTTAGTTCTGTTAATTCATACACTACCCCAAGAAGATTAGCAATTTTAGCAGAAGATATAGAAGAAAAATCAAAAGATGAGGTTATAGAGTTTAGAGGTCCTTTATTTGAAAGTGCTTTTAAAGATGGAGCTCCTACAAAAGCTGGAGAAGGTTTTTTGAAATCTCATAATATAGATGCTAATTCAATAAAAAATATAGATGAAAATGAATCATTTGATAAGCCATATATAAAAGATGTAAATGGAAAAAAATATATATTCGTCAAAAAAGAAAAAAAAGGTATAGAAACTAAAAAACTATTTGAAGAAAAACTAGAAAGCATTATTTCAAGTATAGATTTTAAAAAGAAAATGAGATGGGGAAACAAAGATTTTGCTTTTGTACGCCCTATAAGAAATGTACTTGCCTTATTCGGAAATGAAATTATTAAAACTTCAGTTGCAGGAATAGAAACTAATAATAAAGTAACAGGACATAGACTTCTTTCACCTGAATTTAAAGAAATTAATAATCCTAAAGACTATGAAAAAATTTTATTAGAAAAACATGTTATAGTTTCAAGAGAAAAAAGATTAGAAAATATTATAAATCAATTAGAAAATATTGAAAAAGAACATGGATATGAAGCCGTTTCAAAGAAAAAAGTATCTGAAATAGTTGTGGATTTGGTAGAAGAGCCTTATTTACTCACTGCTGAATTCGATTCTAAATTCTTAGAAGTTCCTAAAGAAGTTTTAACTAGTGAAATGATTGAACATCAAAAGTATTTCCCATTATGCAAAAAAGACGGTACTTTAACTAATTTGTTTGTAATAACAGCAAATCAGCCTAAAACTCCTCAAATAATAGCAGGAAATATAAGAGTATTAACAGCAAGACTTTCAGACGGAAAATTCTTGTATCAGGAAGATATTAGAAAAGGCATGGATGAGATGAATGAAAGACTCGAAATGCTAATGTTTAGAAAAGAGCTTGGAAGCGTTGCTGATAAAGTAAAAAGACTTGAGAAAAACTCAGAACTTTTAATAAAACTTTTAGGCTATGAAAAAGATAAAGAAAATATACTTAAAGCTATTAAATACATGAAATCAGATTTAGTAAGTAATATGGTATACAATTTCCCAGAGCTTCAAGGTATAATGGGAGGATATTTTGCTAAATCTATGAATCTTAATGATGATGTTGCTTTAGCTATCAATGAACAATATAGACCTTTATTTGCTGCTGATGAAATACCTTCTAATGATACAGGTAAGGCTATAGCTATACTTGATAAAATGGATAATATAGCAGCCGGTTTCTATGTAGGAGATATACCAACAGGTTCTCAAGACCCTAATGCTTTAAGAAGACAGGCTTTAGGTATTATTAATATACTTATAAAATCTAAAAAGCATGTTAATCTTAAAAAGTTAATAGAAGATTCTATCAATTCTATGCCTAAAGATGCCAGAAATAATAAGAGCGAAGATTTAGTAAAAGATATATTTGAATTCTTTAAATCTCGTTTTGAAAATGATATTGACTTTGCTAAAGATTCTGTTGCCGGCGTGCTTTCTACTGGTATAGATGATATGTATGATGCTTACTTAAAAATAGAAGCTATTGATGCGTTTAGAAAGAAAAATGAAGAATTATTCTCTAATCTTTTAACAGTATTTAAAAGAATTAAGAATATGATTAAATCAGCTAAAGATGTTAATTTAGATGAATCATTATTAAAAGAAGATGCAGAAAAATATCTATACAATACATATAAAGAAAAATTAAATGAAGTTAATAAACTTATGGAAAATAGAGAATATGAAAAAACATTTGCTTTATTGGCTAGTCTTTATGAACCATTAGATAAATTCTTCAAAGATATTATGGTAAATGTAGATGATGAAAAAATTAAAAATAACCGTATAGCTTTACTTTCTTCAGTTGATAAAATTTTCAAGAATATGCTTGATTTCTCTAGTTTGGTAAAATAA
- a CDS encoding Trp family transcriptional regulator: MELLAHILATENNEEFIKKLLTELFTKDEQDMIQQRLRIVTLLRKKMPQYEIAKHLNASLCSITRGAKELKKEDSALAIIVDKYLINDKNFQESLSKSK, translated from the coding sequence ATGGAACTATTAGCACATATTCTAGCAACTGAAAACAATGAAGAATTCATTAAGAAACTTCTAACAGAACTCTTCACAAAAGATGAACAAGATATGATACAGCAAAGATTGAGGATAGTCACCCTATTAAGAAAGAAGATGCCTCAATACGAAATAGCCAAACATTTAAATGCTAGCCTTTGTTCAATAACAAGAGGAGCAAAGGAATTAAAAAAAGAAGATAGTGCTTTAGCAATAATAGTCGATAAATATCTTATAAACGATAAAAATTTTCAAGAATCATTAAGTAAATCAAAGTAA
- the lpxC gene encoding UDP-3-O-acyl-N-acetylglucosamine deacetylase, which produces MQTITTKQNILIIDDEEDILTTCQNILEDEGYGVDIAKNYKEAEDILNSKNVNLVFLDVWLPDVDGLDILANIKEKYPNTIVIMMSGHAGVETAVRATKMGAYDFLEKPISISKLLSSCEDVFKESTNKTESLDNEENESNHHHNNVGYKVKQRTIAKSIVVSGFALMEGRKTALTLVPAEVNTGIVFIDINTNTHIKLSHNNILSKDKSGAVNSTALISGNRYIKTTEHFLAALHMMGITNLIVKCDGEVPNVDGSALVFCDALKEAGFVEQDDYIEPIVIDQTLTYGTVNDNETYIILSPYDGLEVSLRIDFAGSIGVQEYTYKFDNFDQFTEEVGRARSFNTIDNIDYAQKMGMAGSGMIGSHILLCDGKVINTKLHFDNEFVRHKILDIIGDLYILGRPIRGKVVANKSSHSFNHSVVHDLANRYL; this is translated from the coding sequence ATGCAAACAATAACAACTAAACAAAATATATTAATAATAGACGATGAAGAAGACATACTGACTACCTGTCAGAATATTTTAGAAGATGAAGGCTATGGAGTAGATATAGCTAAGAATTATAAAGAAGCAGAAGATATACTTAATAGTAAGAATGTAAATTTAGTATTTTTAGATGTATGGCTACCTGATGTAGACGGACTTGACATACTTGCCAATATAAAAGAAAAATACCCTAATACTATTGTTATAATGATGAGTGGCCATGCTGGTGTTGAAACAGCAGTAAGAGCTACTAAGATGGGAGCTTATGACTTTTTAGAAAAGCCAATAAGTATATCAAAACTTCTTTCAAGCTGCGAAGATGTATTCAAAGAATCTACAAATAAAACAGAATCTCTAGATAATGAAGAAAATGAGTCAAATCATCATCATAATAATGTAGGATATAAGGTTAAACAGAGAACTATAGCTAAAAGTATCGTTGTAAGCGGTTTTGCTCTAATGGAAGGAAGAAAAACAGCTTTAACATTAGTTCCAGCAGAAGTTAATACAGGTATAGTTTTTATTGATATTAATACAAATACTCATATAAAATTATCCCATAATAATATACTTTCTAAAGATAAATCAGGAGCAGTTAATTCTACAGCATTAATCTCCGGAAACAGATATATAAAGACTACAGAACATTTTTTAGCAGCACTTCATATGATGGGTATTACTAATTTAATAGTAAAATGTGATGGTGAAGTACCCAATGTAGACGGTTCTGCTTTAGTATTCTGCGATGCTTTGAAAGAGGCTGGTTTTGTAGAGCAAGATGATTATATAGAGCCTATAGTTATAGATCAGACTTTGACTTATGGTACTGTTAATGATAATGAAACTTATATAATACTTTCACCTTATGATGGTCTTGAAGTTAGTCTTCGTATAGATTTTGCAGGCAGTATAGGCGTACAGGAATATACATATAAATTTGATAATTTTGATCAGTTTACAGAAGAAGTTGGAAGAGCTAGATCATTTAACACTATAGATAATATTGATTATGCACAAAAAATGGGAATGGCTGGAAGCGGTATGATAGGAAGTCATATACTCCTTTGTGACGGAAAAGTAATAAATACTAAACTTCATTTTGATAATGAGTTTGTAAGACATAAAATTTTGGACATAATTGGGGATTTATATATATTAGGAAGACCTATAAGAGGCAAAGTTGTAGCTAATAAGTCTTCACATTCTTTCAATCATTCCGTTGTACATGATCTTGCAAATAGATATTTATGA
- a CDS encoding alkaline phosphatase produces the protein MIRLLPILLLAVFFIGCGQPNYANSENSIKAKNVIILIADGQSTDVITYSRWINGGESLAIDEMLSGAVRTHNADSPIADSAPAGTAIATGYKSSYKQFIGLLPDEAILPNSSIPTEARSPIANVLEAAQLLDKATGVVATAEIMHATPAAFSAHDITRKDYDDLSEQQIFQDIDVMLGGGYKFFTKEGRKDGKDLISEITNLGYSIIRTSDELNSFTGDRVVGLFADADLAYDIDRNETSQPSLAQMTSKAIEILSKNKNGFFLMVEASKVDWAAHANDPVGLVYDTLAYDAAVKVALDFAKKDNNTMVIAVTDHGNSGFSMGNYDTSSNYQQIQLESLIDPIKKASRSAEYIARKIEAGEDIRETMSKYYSINDMTAAEVNSLTGKTGDDLHYAIGPILAKRAYLGFTSHGHTGEDVPLYTYLPNNKRIIGLIDNTDIAKNIAKAMGISLDEASKKLFMSEDEIKKAGAELTSDGQILTIRMKDKTAQMMKNRNIITVDGEKKTLQGVVVYNESKWYFPADVLDILNK, from the coding sequence ATGATTCGATTATTACCTATTCTTCTTTTAGCCGTATTTTTTATAGGATGCGGTCAGCCAAATTACGCTAATTCAGAAAATTCCATAAAAGCAAAAAATGTTATAATTTTAATTGCTGACGGACAAAGCACTGATGTAATTACATATTCAAGATGGATTAATGGTGGAGAGTCATTAGCCATAGATGAAATGTTAAGCGGAGCAGTGAGAACTCATAATGCTGATTCTCCTATAGCTGATTCTGCCCCTGCCGGTACAGCTATAGCTACTGGGTATAAATCATCTTATAAGCAGTTTATAGGTCTTCTTCCAGATGAGGCTATACTTCCTAATTCATCAATACCTACAGAAGCCAGAAGTCCTATAGCAAATGTATTAGAGGCAGCACAGCTTCTTGATAAAGCTACAGGAGTAGTTGCTACTGCAGAAATTATGCATGCAACTCCGGCAGCATTTTCTGCTCATGATATCACTAGAAAAGACTATGATGATTTAAGCGAACAGCAAATATTTCAGGATATAGATGTTATGCTTGGAGGCGGATATAAGTTTTTTACTAAAGAAGGCAGAAAAGACGGAAAGGATTTGATATCTGAAATTACTAATTTAGGTTATTCTATAATCAGAACTTCTGATGAATTAAATTCTTTCACAGGCGATAGGGTTGTAGGACTTTTTGCAGATGCAGATTTGGCATATGATATAGACAGAAATGAAACATCTCAGCCTTCATTGGCTCAAATGACTTCAAAGGCTATAGAGATACTTTCTAAAAATAAAAATGGATTCTTTTTGATGGTAGAAGCTTCCAAAGTGGATTGGGCTGCTCATGCCAATGATCCGGTGGGATTAGTATATGATACTTTAGCTTATGATGCTGCTGTAAAAGTTGCATTGGATTTTGCTAAAAAAGATAATAATACTATGGTTATAGCTGTAACAGATCATGGAAACAGTGGTTTTTCTATGGGAAATTATGACACATCTTCAAATTATCAACAAATACAATTAGAAAGCCTTATAGATCCTATAAAAAAAGCTTCACGTTCTGCTGAATATATAGCTAGAAAAATAGAAGCTGGTGAAGATATAAGAGAAACTATGTCTAAATATTATTCTATTAATGATATGACAGCAGCAGAAGTAAATTCTCTTACAGGCAAAACAGGTGATGATTTACATTATGCTATAGGACCAATATTAGCAAAAAGAGCATATTTAGGATTCACTTCTCATGGACATACCGGAGAAGATGTTCCTTTATATACTTATTTACCTAACAATAAAAGAATTATAGGTCTTATAGATAATACTGATATAGCTAAAAATATTGCTAAAGCCATGGGAATAAGTTTAGATGAAGCTTCCAAAAAATTATTTATGAGTGAAGATGAAATAAAAAAAGCAGGTGCTGAGCTAACATCTGACGGTCAAATTCTTACTATACGTATGAAAGATAAAACTGCTCAAATGATGAAAAACAGAAATATAATTACTGTAGACGGAGAGAAAAAAACTTTACAGGGAGTTGTAGTTTATAATGAGTCTAAATGGTATTTCCCTGCTGATGTATTAGATATATTGAATAAATAA